The genomic region TGGGCTCAGCCGATCAGCATCGGCCAGGTCAAAATCGAAACAAGCGCACTGGGTGCTGACGCCGGTCTGTACGGCGCCGCGCGCCTCGCCCTTTCGGAGACGTCATGAACGGAAAGACTACCTACCGGCGCAATGTTGTGTTCGCGGCGGCGTGTCTCGGCATTCTGATCTTCGGCGTCGTGTTCACTACGCTCGGCGCGATCCTTCCGTCACTGATCGACCGCTTCGAGGTAGACATGGCGCGGGCCGGAACGCTCTTCACGCTGCAGAACCTCGGGATACTCGTCGGCTCGATCTTCTTCGGACCTATCGTGGATCGATACGGATACCGGGTCATCCTCATCATCAGTACGCTGTTCATACTGGCCGGCATTGAGGGGA from Rhodothermales bacterium harbors:
- a CDS encoding MFS transporter, with the translated sequence MNGKTTYRRNVVFAAACLGILIFGVVFTTLGAILPSLIDRFEVDMARAGTLFTLQNLGILVGSIFFGPIVDRYGYRVILIISTLFILAGIEG